The Magnolia sinica isolate HGM2019 chromosome 9, MsV1, whole genome shotgun sequence genome contains a region encoding:
- the LOC131254703 gene encoding homeobox protein knotted-1-like 13 isoform X2 has product MAYHHNHLSHEMALPHFTEHQQLSENASVLRSIIPDQFSQPTSDAAAAAAAAAAAAGKEGKDLHRLLIETSVKPQQQQLSGSGPTWLNSAILRQQSHHYADGSFLHLQTTSDSAPSAASVGGGSSGASQWLPRPILQRNVSDVVSGGPADDVPVSSDSMMAAAMSHGSADLNNAGGGGGAGTGPGQGQAASSAELVESDAAGSGEQAGDGVAPWQSARYKADILSHPLYEQLLSAHVACLRIATPVDQLPRIDAQLAQSQHIVAKYSVLGHGNQLIVGDDKELDQFMTHYVLLLCSFKEQLQQHVRVHAMEAVMACWELEQSLQSLTGVSPGEGTGATMSDDDDDQVDSDTNLYEGSLEGADTMGFGPLVPTESERSLMERVRQELKHELKQGYKEKIVDIREEILRKRRAGKLPGDTTSLLKAWWQSHSKWPYPTEDDKARLVQETGLQLKQINNWFINQRKRNWHSNPSSSTVLKSKRKSNAGDNNAERFM; this is encoded by the exons ATGGCGTACCACCATAACCATCTCTCCCACGAAATGGCGCTCCCGCATTTTACAGAGCACCAGCAGCTCTCAGAAAATGCTTCGGTGCTCCGCAGCATCATTCCAGACCAGTTCTCCCAACCTACATCTGATGCAGCGGCAGCAGCTGCTGCAGCTGCAGCTGCCGCTGGGAAAGAAGGGAAAGATCTCCACCGTCTGTTGATAGAAACGTCCGTAAAACCTCAACAGCAGCAGCTCAGCGGCAGTGGTCCGACGTGGCTGAACAGCGCAATTCTCCGCCAGCAGAGCCACCACTACGCCGACGGGAGCTTCCTTCATCTACAGACCACGTCGGATTCGGCCCCATCGGCAGCTTCCGTCGGTGGCGGCAGCAGCGGCGCGAGTCAATGGCTCCCCCGTCCAATCCTCCAGCGGAACGTGAGCGATGTCGTCAGCGGCGGGCCGGCTGATGATGTACCCGTCTCGAGCGACTCGATGATGGCCGCCGCGATGTCGCACGGGTCGGCCGACCTGAATAACGCTGGCGGCGGCGGGGGGGCCGGGACGGGTCCGGGCCAGGGTCAGGCGGCGAGCAGCGCCGAGCTGGTGGAGAGCGATGCTGCTGGTAGTGGGGAGCAGGCCGGGGACGGGGTCGCACCATGGCAGAGCGCGCGGTACAAGGCGGACATACTCTCGCACCCACTGTACGAGCAGCTGCTGTCGGCACACGTGGCGTGCCTGAGGATCGCGACACCGGTGGACCAACTTCCGCGGATCGATGCCCAGCTCGCTCAGTCGCAGCATATCGTCGCCAAGTACTCGGTGCTCGGCCATGGGAACCAGCTGATTGTTGGTGACGATAAGGAGCTCGATCAGTTCATg ACGCATTATGTTCTATTGCTCTGTTCCTTTAAAGAACAACTACAACAGCATGTTCGGGTCCATGCAATGGAAGCAGTCATGGCTTGCTGGGAGCTTGAGCAATCTTTACAAAGCCTAACAG GTGTCTCTCCGGGCGAAGGCACAGGTGCAACtatgtcagatgatgatgatgatcaggtTGACAGTGACACCAATTTGTATGAGGGAAGCTTGGAAGGAGCTGACACCATGGGTTTTGGTCCTCTTGTGCCAACTGAGAGCGAGCGATCGTTGATGGAGCGCGTGCGGCAAGAGCTGAAGCATGAGCTCAAACAG GGTTACAAGGAGAAGATTGTGGACATACGGGAGGAGATTTTACGAAAGCGAAGAGCTGGTAAACTCCCTGGTGACACTACCTCCCTCCTTAAGGCTTGGTGGCAGTCACATTCCAAGTGGCCATACCCAACT GAGGACGATAAAGCAAGGTTGGTGCAGGAAACAGGATTGCAATTAAAGCAGATCAATAACTGGTTCATCAACCAGCGGAAGAGGAACTGGCACAGTAACCCTTCGTCCTCTACTGTTCTGAAGAGCAAACGCAAGAG TAATGCAGGTGACAACAATGCTGAACGCTTCATGTAA
- the LOC131254703 gene encoding homeobox protein knotted-1-like 2 isoform X3 produces MAYHHNHLSHEMALPHFTEHQQLSENASVLRSIIPDQFSQPTSDAAAAAAAAAAAAGKEGKDLHRLLIETSVKPQQQQLSGSGPTWLNSAILRQQSHHYADGSFLHLQTTSDSAPSAASVGGGSSGASQWLPRPILQRNVSDVVSGGPADDVPVSSDSMMAAAMSHGSADLNNAGGGGGAGTGPGQGQAASSAELVESDAAGSGEQAGDGVAPWQSARYKADILSHPLYEQLLSAHVACLRIATPVDQLPRIDAQLAQSQHIVAKYSVLGHGNQLIVGDDKELDQFMTHYVLLLCSFKEQLQQHVRVHAMEAVMACWELEQSLQSLTGVSPGEGTGATMSDDDDDQVDSDTNLYEGSLEGADTMGFGPLVPTESERSLMERVRQELKHELKQGYKEKIVDIREEILRKRRAGKLPGDTTSLLKAWWQSHSKWPYPTEDDKARLVQETGLQLKQINNWFINQRKRNWHSNPSSSTVLKSKRKR; encoded by the exons ATGGCGTACCACCATAACCATCTCTCCCACGAAATGGCGCTCCCGCATTTTACAGAGCACCAGCAGCTCTCAGAAAATGCTTCGGTGCTCCGCAGCATCATTCCAGACCAGTTCTCCCAACCTACATCTGATGCAGCGGCAGCAGCTGCTGCAGCTGCAGCTGCCGCTGGGAAAGAAGGGAAAGATCTCCACCGTCTGTTGATAGAAACGTCCGTAAAACCTCAACAGCAGCAGCTCAGCGGCAGTGGTCCGACGTGGCTGAACAGCGCAATTCTCCGCCAGCAGAGCCACCACTACGCCGACGGGAGCTTCCTTCATCTACAGACCACGTCGGATTCGGCCCCATCGGCAGCTTCCGTCGGTGGCGGCAGCAGCGGCGCGAGTCAATGGCTCCCCCGTCCAATCCTCCAGCGGAACGTGAGCGATGTCGTCAGCGGCGGGCCGGCTGATGATGTACCCGTCTCGAGCGACTCGATGATGGCCGCCGCGATGTCGCACGGGTCGGCCGACCTGAATAACGCTGGCGGCGGCGGGGGGGCCGGGACGGGTCCGGGCCAGGGTCAGGCGGCGAGCAGCGCCGAGCTGGTGGAGAGCGATGCTGCTGGTAGTGGGGAGCAGGCCGGGGACGGGGTCGCACCATGGCAGAGCGCGCGGTACAAGGCGGACATACTCTCGCACCCACTGTACGAGCAGCTGCTGTCGGCACACGTGGCGTGCCTGAGGATCGCGACACCGGTGGACCAACTTCCGCGGATCGATGCCCAGCTCGCTCAGTCGCAGCATATCGTCGCCAAGTACTCGGTGCTCGGCCATGGGAACCAGCTGATTGTTGGTGACGATAAGGAGCTCGATCAGTTCATg ACGCATTATGTTCTATTGCTCTGTTCCTTTAAAGAACAACTACAACAGCATGTTCGGGTCCATGCAATGGAAGCAGTCATGGCTTGCTGGGAGCTTGAGCAATCTTTACAAAGCCTAACAG GTGTCTCTCCGGGCGAAGGCACAGGTGCAACtatgtcagatgatgatgatgatcaggtTGACAGTGACACCAATTTGTATGAGGGAAGCTTGGAAGGAGCTGACACCATGGGTTTTGGTCCTCTTGTGCCAACTGAGAGCGAGCGATCGTTGATGGAGCGCGTGCGGCAAGAGCTGAAGCATGAGCTCAAACAG GGTTACAAGGAGAAGATTGTGGACATACGGGAGGAGATTTTACGAAAGCGAAGAGCTGGTAAACTCCCTGGTGACACTACCTCCCTCCTTAAGGCTTGGTGGCAGTCACATTCCAAGTGGCCATACCCAACT GAGGACGATAAAGCAAGGTTGGTGCAGGAAACAGGATTGCAATTAAAGCAGATCAATAACTGGTTCATCAACCAGCGGAAGAGGAACTGGCACAGTAACCCTTCGTCCTCTACTGTTCTGAAGAGCAAACGCAAGAG GTGA
- the LOC131254703 gene encoding homeobox protein knotted-1-like 11 isoform X1 translates to MAYHHNHLSHEMALPHFTEHQQLSENASVLRSIIPDQFSQPTSDAAAAAAAAAAAAGKEGKDLHRLLIETSVKPQQQQLSGSGPTWLNSAILRQQSHHYADGSFLHLQTTSDSAPSAASVGGGSSGASQWLPRPILQRNVSDVVSGGPADDVPVSSDSMMAAAMSHGSADLNNAGGGGGAGTGPGQGQAASSAELVESDAAGSGEQAGDGVAPWQSARYKADILSHPLYEQLLSAHVACLRIATPVDQLPRIDAQLAQSQHIVAKYSVLGHGNQLIVGDDKELDQFMTHYVLLLCSFKEQLQQHVRVHAMEAVMACWELEQSLQSLTGVSPGEGTGATMSDDDDDQVDSDTNLYEGSLEGADTMGFGPLVPTESERSLMERVRQELKHELKQGYKEKIVDIREEILRKRRAGKLPGDTTSLLKAWWQSHSKWPYPTEDDKARLVQETGLQLKQINNWFINQRKRNWHSNPSSSTVLKSKRKRSNAGDNNAERFM, encoded by the exons ATGGCGTACCACCATAACCATCTCTCCCACGAAATGGCGCTCCCGCATTTTACAGAGCACCAGCAGCTCTCAGAAAATGCTTCGGTGCTCCGCAGCATCATTCCAGACCAGTTCTCCCAACCTACATCTGATGCAGCGGCAGCAGCTGCTGCAGCTGCAGCTGCCGCTGGGAAAGAAGGGAAAGATCTCCACCGTCTGTTGATAGAAACGTCCGTAAAACCTCAACAGCAGCAGCTCAGCGGCAGTGGTCCGACGTGGCTGAACAGCGCAATTCTCCGCCAGCAGAGCCACCACTACGCCGACGGGAGCTTCCTTCATCTACAGACCACGTCGGATTCGGCCCCATCGGCAGCTTCCGTCGGTGGCGGCAGCAGCGGCGCGAGTCAATGGCTCCCCCGTCCAATCCTCCAGCGGAACGTGAGCGATGTCGTCAGCGGCGGGCCGGCTGATGATGTACCCGTCTCGAGCGACTCGATGATGGCCGCCGCGATGTCGCACGGGTCGGCCGACCTGAATAACGCTGGCGGCGGCGGGGGGGCCGGGACGGGTCCGGGCCAGGGTCAGGCGGCGAGCAGCGCCGAGCTGGTGGAGAGCGATGCTGCTGGTAGTGGGGAGCAGGCCGGGGACGGGGTCGCACCATGGCAGAGCGCGCGGTACAAGGCGGACATACTCTCGCACCCACTGTACGAGCAGCTGCTGTCGGCACACGTGGCGTGCCTGAGGATCGCGACACCGGTGGACCAACTTCCGCGGATCGATGCCCAGCTCGCTCAGTCGCAGCATATCGTCGCCAAGTACTCGGTGCTCGGCCATGGGAACCAGCTGATTGTTGGTGACGATAAGGAGCTCGATCAGTTCATg ACGCATTATGTTCTATTGCTCTGTTCCTTTAAAGAACAACTACAACAGCATGTTCGGGTCCATGCAATGGAAGCAGTCATGGCTTGCTGGGAGCTTGAGCAATCTTTACAAAGCCTAACAG GTGTCTCTCCGGGCGAAGGCACAGGTGCAACtatgtcagatgatgatgatgatcaggtTGACAGTGACACCAATTTGTATGAGGGAAGCTTGGAAGGAGCTGACACCATGGGTTTTGGTCCTCTTGTGCCAACTGAGAGCGAGCGATCGTTGATGGAGCGCGTGCGGCAAGAGCTGAAGCATGAGCTCAAACAG GGTTACAAGGAGAAGATTGTGGACATACGGGAGGAGATTTTACGAAAGCGAAGAGCTGGTAAACTCCCTGGTGACACTACCTCCCTCCTTAAGGCTTGGTGGCAGTCACATTCCAAGTGGCCATACCCAACT GAGGACGATAAAGCAAGGTTGGTGCAGGAAACAGGATTGCAATTAAAGCAGATCAATAACTGGTTCATCAACCAGCGGAAGAGGAACTGGCACAGTAACCCTTCGTCCTCTACTGTTCTGAAGAGCAAACGCAAGAG AAGTAATGCAGGTGACAACAATGCTGAACGCTTCATGTAA